Sequence from the Pseudomonadota bacterium genome:
AGCGCTTGAGCTTCTTCGCCAACGGCAGAATCCCATTGACCTGGTAGTCGCCGTGCGCCGGGTCCTGGGTCGCCCGAACCAGGGCGGGAGCATCGAGTCCGAAGTGATGGGCGATCGCTTCTCCAGCAGCGTGCTCCAGCAGCAGCTCGATGCGCATGGCTGGTCTATTTACGGCGTCCGGCCTCGCCGCGCCAGTGTCTCCGCGTTGGCGGGATCCTTCAAGTAGCGGCCTCGGATGCGCCAGCGCCCCGGCTTGATGCCCTTGGCGACTGGCTGTCGCTCGAGTCCAGCCGCCCGGCGCAGTTTTCGACGTTCCCTGAAGATCCGGCGTCCGTAGGCATCGCTGCCGCCGCAACGCCCCGTGTTGTATGCCCCGAGCGCAAACTGGAGGTCGCCTTCGCAAGTCGCCGTAGCCCACGCTAGCAGCTCGGCCGCGCGAAAGACGACCTCGCGCTGGCAAGCACCAGGCTCCATCCTGCAGCGTTCGCGATAGCGCCCGTCACGAACGAAGCGGAGGCGACGACCCCAGGGGCTCTTCGGATGAATCTGGAAGATACCCATTTCGCCGCGAGCGCCGACGGCGAACGGATTGAATCCGCTCTCATGCAGCGCGACCGCTGCCAAGATCCACGCGTCGATTTTGTAGCGCGCGGCGGACAGCGCG
This genomic interval carries:
- a CDS encoding lytic transglycosylase domain-containing protein — encoded protein: MSTPKTSALIYAPLLAFVGGSAAAQPTRASAIAGTDTTDRVQAPAAARRKQETAPVVESLREAMLKRIAIGYSHRSKRSVPAFHCRKAREGCRERLGHFARYIALSAARYKIDAWILAAVALHESGFNPFAVGARGEMGIFQIHPKSPWGRRLRFVRDGRYRERCRMEPGACQREVVFRAAELLAWATATCEGDLQFALGAYNTGRCGGSDAYGRRIFRERRKLRRAAGLERQPVAKGIKPGRWRIRGRYLKDPANAETLARRGRTP